GACACGCTGAACCAGGTCTTGCTGCCAGGCGATCGCTGGCCGTCTGCCGGATCCGAGCCCCGAGAACGGCATCGTGCCCTGAACGAGCTCGGCGCCCGCGCTTCGCAGGGCTTCGCGGACGGCCACGTCGGGGATTCCGCTCGGGAGATCCCCGCGAGGGCCCCACGTCGTGCAGGGCGGCGTGGTGACCACGATCAGCCGTATGCCGCTGTCCTTGAAGATTCGGACTGCCCGCAAGGCGCTTCGCCCGCTGTCGGTCGGAACGACCACCACTCGCAGGCCCAACTGCTCGGCCCTGGCGCGACCATGCCGCAGAACGTCCTCGGTGTTCACCTCGCCTGGGTGCTCGAAATACACGACGGGACGCGCCAGCTCCACGTTCCTGATGCAGCTGACGAGCTTGATCTTACCGCACCCGGTACATGGGCCCTGGATACGGCTGATGGCACCCCGGTCGGCCAGCGTCCGGCATATCTGGTGAACCTGCTGCCGGGGCTCAATGCCCGTATTGCCGGAGATGCAATCATCGCACCAGCGGCCAGAGCCTTGGCGGAGAAACTCAAGCACCCGCTCCCGGTTGG
Above is a window of Bacillota bacterium DNA encoding:
- a CDS encoding pyruvate kinase alpha/beta domain-containing protein, with product MEGGFSAVANRERVLEFLRQGSGRWCDDCISGNTGIEPRQQVHQICRTLADRGAISRIQGPCTGCGKIKLVSCIRNVELARPVVYFEHPGEVNTEDVLRHGRARAEQLGLRVVVVPTDSGRSALRAVRIFKDSGIRLIVVTTPPCTTWGPRGDLPSGIPDVAVREALRSAGAELVQGTMPFSGLGSGRRPAIAWQQDLVQRVLEVFGAGTKIAIQVALMAVDAGLVPEGEDVLAFGGTYKGLDSALVVRTCLSWHFLDRFEVLEVVAKPRRPRVTLPEYNDPHWRGDVDAYYGATDVGALLRGE